The Carassius auratus strain Wakin chromosome 27, ASM336829v1, whole genome shotgun sequence genome includes a region encoding these proteins:
- the LOC113046170 gene encoding gastrula zinc finger protein XlCGF26.1: MEFIKEEREEMRIPEPCKVKDEQTEEPGGLMQVKEESEEENEDDYHQLEDPQRLLSGQKILSCSETGKGLSHKRAQKTAGFFFTCLECKKSFESKEHLMDHFRIHSGESCTETETNLTQKAAPGTVCKLPFTCFQCQKSFACKEHLMDHYRIHTVDRPFPCDQCDKSFIHKQSLKNHLRVHTGLRPHVCHLCGKSYIHKDNLTDHIRIHTGEKPFACDQCGKSFTHKGSLLHHMKIHTGLKPFTCRQCGRHFTHKGNLKIHIRIHSGERPFTCPQCGKSFIYHGNLVGHMKKHSGEKLYHCTQCGKSFVEARHLQKHVKTHATERPFMCSQCGRGFLWHHNFKEHQKIHTGEKPHVCFDCGKAFTRLIYLKRHQRIHTGEKPYKCARCGVCFTVLDSLKAHERVHTGEKPYECPKCGKCFGRLSTLLTHKKKHCPKLTK, from the coding sequence GCCTGATGCAAGTGAAAGAGGAGAGCGAAGAGGAGAATGAGGATGATTATCATCAGCTGGAGGATCCCCAGCGTCTCCTCAGCGGACAGAAGATATTGAGCTGCTCAGAAACTGGGAAAGGCTTGTCTCACAAGAGAGCTCAGAAAACAGCCGGCTTTTTCTTCACCTGCCTCGAgtgcaaaaaaagttttgagtCCAAAGAGCACCTGATGGATCACTTCAGGATTCACTCTGGAGAAAGCTGCACAGAGACCGAAACCAACCTGACACAGAAAGCGGCTCCGGGAACGGTTTGCAAACTGCCCTTCACTTGCTTTCAGTGCCAGAAGAGTTTTGCATGTAAAGAGCACCTGATGGATCACTACAGGATCCACACAGTGGACCGACCGTTCCCCTGCGATCAGTGCGACAAGAGCTTCATTCACAAGCAGAGCCTGAAGAATCACCTGAGAGTTCACACAGGCTTGAGGCCACATGTGTGCCATCTGTGTGGCAAGAGCTACATCCACAAAGACAACCTCACAGATCACATCcggatccacaccggagagaagcctttcgcatgtgatcagtgcggaaaGAGCTTCACACACAAAGGAAGCCTCCTGCATCACATGAAGATCCACACCGGACTCAAGCCCTTCACCTGCCGCCAGTGTGGACGCCACTTCACTCACAAAGGAAACCTGAAGATTCATATACGCATTCACTCCGGAGAAAGACCCTTCACCTGCCCTCAGTGCGGCAAGAGCTTCATCTATCACGGGAACCTGGTGGGACACATGAAGAAACACTCTGGAGAGAAACTGTACCACTGCACTCAGTGCGGCAAGAGCTTCGTCGAGGCTCGGCATCTGCAGAAACACGTGAAAACACACGCCACCGAACGACCCTTTATGTGCTCTCAGTGCGGACGTGGCTTCTTATGGCACCACAACTTCAAAGAGCACCagaagatccacactggagagaagccgcaCGTGTGCTTTGACTGCGGGAAGGCCTTCACCAGACTCATATACCTGAAGCGGCACCAgaggatccacaccggagagaagccgtACAAGTGTGCTCGCTGCGGGGTGTGCTTCACCGTCTTGGACTCGCTCAAAGCACACGAGCGAGtgcacaccggagagaaaccctACGAGTGCCCGAAGTGTGGGAAGTGCTTCGGACGACTGAGTACACTACTGACTCATAAGAAGAAGCACTGCCCCAAACTGACGAAGTGA